Proteins from one Thermodesulfobacteriota bacterium genomic window:
- a CDS encoding PIN domain-containing protein, which yields MREASRIKGNYPVSYADAFCIALAMELKGEILTGDEEFKTVYGLKLKWIR from the coding sequence ATAAGAGAGGCTTCAAGAATAAAGGGTAACTATCCTGTTTCGTATGCGGATGCCTTCTGCATAGCTTTGGCTATGGAACTTAAAGGAGAGATTTTGACCGGGGATGAAGAATTCAAAACGGTTTATGGATTGAAGTTAAAATGGATTAGATAG
- a CDS encoding cupin domain-containing protein produces MASMQKKSLSSPDETRTFPKGKLELAKVGGITFGRATLEPGWKWSESVKPVAKTKSCEAPHTQYHVSGKLRVRMDDGTEEEFGPGDVSMLPPGHDAWVVGNGPVVVIDISGMIHYAEESKK; encoded by the coding sequence ATGGCTAGCATGCAGAAAAAAAGTCTAAGCTCCCCAGATGAGACACGTACTTTTCCCAAAGGAAAACTTGAACTCGCTAAAGTTGGGGGTATCACATTTGGTCGAGCTACCCTTGAGCCGGGCTGGAAGTGGTCGGAATCGGTTAAGCCTGTAGCCAAAACAAAAAGCTGCGAGGCTCCGCATACTCAGTACCACGTTTCAGGGAAATTGAGGGTCAGAATGGACGACGGTACAGAGGAGGAGTTCGGCCCGGGTGACGTATCAATGCTTCCTCCGGGTCACGATGCTTGGGTTGTCGGAAACGGGCCTGTAGTGGTTATCGATATATCGGGAATGATTCACTACGCCGAAGAGTCCAAGAAGTAG
- a CDS encoding tetratricopeptide repeat protein encodes MGRLERLLTKADNFKEAGRYEEAISELTKALEIAPLDPDVYLSFALTYDSMGAFNQSIQCFKKALDITPHDPYLWSQLGITLSRLGRYHGALEVFHNALNLDPDCTLARWNRALTFRILGCYEDSIHDLIECTKSNTNSEYIKNEIHYQLGLCYFDMGWTSESLIEMRKHVEIFPNDYWAHLSIGNCYQDLGWIDESITKFDEILGTYPEFIPAYNSLAMSLAEKGWYDEALDVLRTALRIAPNDESLTESINYIDSLKNDDDGNKGLMLLSLILHVINRKQATNKSS; translated from the coding sequence ATGGGAAGACTCGAAAGGCTATTAACCAAGGCAGACAATTTTAAAGAAGCAGGAAGGTATGAAGAGGCCATATCCGAGTTGACAAAGGCTTTGGAGATAGCACCACTAGATCCCGACGTGTATCTATCCTTTGCTCTCACATATGACTCTATGGGGGCATTTAACCAATCTATCCAATGCTTTAAGAAAGCACTTGACATAACTCCTCATGATCCGTATCTATGGAGCCAGCTTGGAATTACCCTATCAAGATTAGGCCGGTATCACGGCGCCCTTGAAGTATTTCACAATGCATTAAATCTTGATCCTGACTGTACGCTAGCCAGATGGAACCGAGCATTAACATTTAGGATATTAGGATGCTATGAGGATTCTATACATGATCTAATTGAGTGTACAAAATCAAATACGAATTCAGAATATATCAAGAATGAAATACATTATCAGCTTGGTTTATGCTACTTCGATATGGGATGGACAAGTGAATCACTGATTGAGATGCGCAAGCATGTTGAAATCTTTCCAAATGATTACTGGGCACATTTATCAATAGGAAACTGTTATCAAGACTTAGGATGGATAGATGAATCTATAACCAAATTTGATGAAATTCTGGGGACCTATCCAGAATTTATCCCCGCTTACAACTCCTTGGCGATGTCATTAGCGGAAAAAGGGTGGTACGATGAGGCACTGGATGTATTGAGAACCGCCCTTAGAATTGCCCCTAATGACGAATCGTTAACGGAAAGTATTAATTACATTGATTCCCTCAAAAATGACGATGATGGGAATAAAGGTTTGATGCTTCTTAGTCTCATCTTACATGTAATTAATCGAAAACAGGCAACAAACAAATCCAGTTAA